A segment of the Nymphalis io chromosome 7, ilAglIoxx1.1, whole genome shotgun sequence genome:
tttgtaattattaatatcatactCCAACTTATCGCTCATTACTCTATACTTTTTATCTTTTAGTGAAAATATGATACAATGGAAACATATTAAATGTGattacaatgtcattaaatagacaataattcaatatttcttTCTTTCAGCCTGTATACGTAGAAACTGCTCCACATTTATACAGAAGTGCAAGTTGCCCTATTTTAACATTCGATATCGTACCAAGAGATCCTGTTGTTAAAAGGAAACGTGCTAATTCTGAAAACATTCAATTAACTGCCAAAGATATGCTTCGTATTCAGTCGGATACTGATTTACTTGGTATTGACAAAGAGAAAACATTTACAGCATCAGCTATTGTCAAACCTGTTGAATTACTTGCGCGGGTAGTAAATGTTTTAGGTGGATTTGAAGCTCAACGCCAAGGCAGAGGAATCAATATATTTGATGACGAACACATCTTAGCAAGTGAACAACCACCAATGTTTACTATAGGTAAAGATTATTTGTCCAACGCTCCTATGAGAACCAGGGCATTAAGTGTAGCGGTGCCAAATTATAGAAAAGAATCAGTATCAAGGTTAGACCATGATTTCACATGGACTAATGGTGATACAGCTGAAAAATATAGAAAAGAAGCTAATATAAGAAGCGGAAAGCTGTCATTGCCTACTAATGTTACGCCTAATGATGAAAACCAGCCAAGAAGCTTATTCGCACgattatttagaaaaacaaGCTCAAACGAGAGTCCtgcagaatatattaaaaatactatgaaaGGTAGAGTTAGTAGTGCTCAAGGTTCTTCAgaaaatgtaaaagaaaaatcAAGACGAGGAAGTATCTTTCCTACTTTCGGCATTGAAGATGAAGAAAAAAGTGATATAGATtcatataaagaaaaaacaaaacgtGGGCGATACAGCATTTTTCCTACATTTGATTTCTCAGACGATGAAGATAGAAACGTTGCAATGGCTGCTCAACAAAAACCAAAAAGACACAGTATATTCCCCACTTTTGATTTTAGTGAAGACGAAGACGTTGTTGCTGCTAGAGCATACAGAGAAAAAACAAAATCGGGTAGGCATAGCATATTTCCAACATTTGATTTTAGCGATCCTGAAGATGACGCCAATCGTTATAAAGAACGTACAAGAAAAGGGAGGCATAGTATTTTTCCAACATTTGACTTTAGCGATCCAACAAGTAATGACGATGACACTGTAGACGAGGATGAGGTACAAAAATACCAAAATCGAACTCGAAGAGGTCGTCTTAGCTTACTTCCTACATTTGGCAAATCTAAGAAAAGTGATGACGACACAATGCCGGAAAGTTCAGACGAATTAGTTAACTATAAGGAAAAAACACGTCACGGTCGCAGAAGTCTGTTTCCTTCATTTGGTAATAGCAGAAAAATAAGCACGCCTGAACACTGTACCAGTGATCTTGAAACTAGTATCAAACAATACCAAAAGCAAACGAAAATGGGTCGAAGCAGTTTATTTGCAGGGGACATTAAAAATTTCAGACAAGCTACAGAAGGTGATAGTGGCAATCTTTTCtctaatgaattaaataattacagaaatAGAACTAGCCGTGGTCGGCCTAGCTTATTCGATCCTGACATTAACATATCAAATCTTCCCGAATCAGAACAAGTAGAAGTATTAGAGAACACAAGCGTTGCAGATTTGCTTCGTGCATTAGCTGTTATAGATACTGTTACTGCTCAAAATTCGGAAGAACAGAATATGGGCGAAAGTTCGAGTAATACAAGGAGACGCGGGTCGCTTCGGCCTGACTTCAATCTACCCCCAGTACCCAGCAGAGGAGATTTGGAAGAAACTACTGGCCCTAGAAGAAGAAGAATTTCAGTTCGAGCCGCGGCTCCACAATTTACGCCAACTTTGGCTACAGTGGTGGCTGGGGCTGAATTGCAAATAACGGCAGCAGCGCAGAGAGAAAATCGAATGACAATGTTGATGCAACCGCCGCCTCCATATTCTGAGAGTGCAAGCGAAGTTCCACCGCCAAGAGCTAGAAGATATTCGCCTGCACCTGTGGACTCCAACAGATCGGGAACGGCTCCAGTGCCTAGACTTTTTTCGCGAAGTAGAAAAGAAAGTAGTTCAAATGTCGAAGAAAACTCAAGGCGAAATAGTCTAACTGATATAGTTAttgatagtaataaaaataaatcgtaaacCAGTGCCTTCGATACCATAGAGCAATTAGTAATTTTAAgcgtttaatttattgattaatataagaAGCCATCCAGCGCTTACAGTGCGTTATAGTTGTATTCTATtgtcatttctttttaatattaaatatccctaatttatatgataaaatttactGTATGTATCAAAAATTTATATGGCTTACAATatgactattataaaaaataataaaaaatataattgaaatcaataagaaaatgtaaaaaatatttatgcaatgttttttaaacgtatttttgCCTTCTTTCAAACAGGCAagtatttactattaataatgaaacaattatgcaataatattttgccagtatttattaaaacattccaTTAGTTAAGTCaattagcttattttttttggtCTTTGTAAGGGAGGAgtacaaacacaaaaatattgtgATATCTTTTAATTAGTATCTTCAAATATATTGTACCTTACACATTTTAACTTAGCAATAAAGTTTTATCTAGTCGTTACACTAATATAGTGTagttacaataacaaaaataaatatatattacaagatGTGTTTATTCGTTGATATCTCAGCATCAAGTGCATTTTTGTTAGAATCAGGTTGATTTCattgtaatgataataattacttattaaaacttGACTGGTATAAGATAAAATAGCTAAACATAAAAGTAGTcctgtttctgtttttgtaaaaaaatcttttgttataaatatctgTATCAATAAATTTCgtcattacttttaatttatttatttacaagataCATTATTTGTGCTGTGattgaagaaaataaattattaaaaaccacCAAAAATACAATCATATcgttgttttcatttatttttacacaacattttaattttatataagctaAATAAACACttcataaatatgatatataaaataaataaatcaatattcttCTTTCGaagaaatataagtatattaaacttgttccataattatatataattaccaaCTTTTAAGTGTTCGAGAACTACTTCATCAGAATCGACACATAAACATCATCAgataatctatacaaataaagtcATCAACATTCATAACCTACTCTAAGATGAGTATTATAAACTTATCAATAATACAATAACGGTCTTTACTGTAatcattatttacaatgaacaaatcgtcaatatatacatatgtatcatCGTCTCCATACGAAGTCTGTATCCAGTAACATTTACTGCTGATTTCAAAGCCCAAGACATTACAGAGCGATATTCTGTATTGGCAATTCCAAAGCCTTTTTCAAGTGGCTAACGAGTCTCTTCTTACGTTTTTGTCTAAGCTTAAATTGGAATAGCATTGGTCAATGTTACCGTTGTCATCTTTTATTAGGGATTCAAAGATGGAGATTAAATTGTCGATACCAATGAGGTACCCATCTTCATGGTTACCAACTTTCCAAGCTGAATTGTGGTCGATGTTCACTCCTTCAGGCACGGGAACCGTTTTTGCGAAATCTATCATCCAGATGGAAGATTTTCTTTTGTCGTGGACGAAAAGCAGTGAGCTGCCAATAAGCTCGTGTGTTCTGAAGAAGTGAGATTCGATCAAAGTTGCTCGAATATTCTTCAGTCTTTCGAGATACTTCGGctgtaaatacaaaaaatatatatattagctatattttgtatattgctTGATCTCTTGTTTCTACATATACGCTAGTACTCCAACGAAAGCTTAAcacttttatttttgtgtaaatataattaaaatagtatattcttaagaaatatattataataacagagatttccaatatttattttataaattcattgaaatgatgctttataataaaattgacacTTACGACAGCGCTGGGCAATGATGCGGTGAAGTCCTTGAAAGCCTCCAGTATTTGCTCCCTCGTTTTGGTCGTCTTGAAATCTTTGGAGCTCGTTCCATCAGCTTTCTTAACACCGTCTATCCTGAATCCCAGGGTCGCTGTCGAACTGATGGTTTCCCGCCATATCATATATCTTGGCTTGGTAACACCTTTGCTTCGGTGTTCTTCTTCTGATGGCGCTTTTGGGTCTATTTGAATCATTTTTTCATACATATCCTGGAAAAAGTgacacattatataatttttatattttatttcaagagacatcattttaattattttgatctaTCGATCGATAAATACGAGTACTTATAAAGGCTCGTATTTCGGCCACACATCaaagtttatgattaaaaaaacgatTACAGATATAAActaaatctttattcaaaaatataagataaagccgtaactaacaataattaaacaCCAAAACGACAGTACAGTCTTTGAATAGTAGACTTGTGCAATTAATTTTGTGTacattcaaattcaaaaattatcaaaaactcTTAAAAGTTATtccaatacaaatttattaattattatcttacatATTAATATGCTGTTAACGtgattcaaatgaaaatattaattacagtattatgacgttattaaaatatattaaaatagttatttataaataatctgaTAGCTAATAAAGAGAACTATATTAAGAACGGTTTAAAAGATATATCTCATATCGTTATAAAAGGTCACTgtggtttattataaataacaaacaaataacgtTATGacgttgataatttattatatacttactttataaattttaaacttaacttgattttttatgttactaACTGAACTAATacgacttttatataattattatttattgagtaatatatatactgataacttaaatatatttttattgttttctaatatttttcataCGTCTTTGAGGATCATGAAAACCGGATGTATACGATTTAAGCAAatcaaatattctttaaataacatTGGAATGCAGTTTCTATCAAAAAGATCAAAGTAGGAACTTAGAtacgataaaaattaataatgtcctccagaccgatttcggccacgatggCCAATCTCAActgccaactacgcaggagatattatagtgcacaagtgtgtgcgcaaacacaggtgcactctctattccctaactctcataatccgatgggacggcaatccgacacgaccggaaagagttcaggtgcaggaccaacggctttacgtgctttccgaggcacgggagtatacacacttccaacttccagactccgggctgctactgagacttttctgacagaaaaacccaataacttttttatgggcccgacctgggaattgaacccaggacctccgggtctgcggccttacatcacgCCACTAAACCAATGAGGCAGGATACGATAAATACAGATTACATAAACAAACATATGTTATATGtacagtaaataaatagtatactcACTTTTCTTAATTTAGTCTTCTCCTTAGCCTTAGCTAATTCTTCCTCTAAATAAGTTCGGACTCCAACTTTGCAGTCCATAACGCAAGGACAGTCGAAATCACTTAGTAGATCTTGTAATTGTAAGTACACTGTACATATTGATCGTTAAGGAATAATTGAATAACAAGACACAaacattaagattaaaaaaacagaGAATGactataaattttgtaatttataagattataacGTTATTGATTTgtacagattaaataaacaacgttacgcaataaaaataatcaatttgaatttcgaaacgAATTAGCATAATTTATATCAGCAAGGGAGCAATGACCTCGTAAacagatttgtttttaattatttccgcGTTTTTTATGACGGATTATTTCACAAACATCAATATAAAGAGCCCCTGAATCAACTTTTAATTAAGGGGAGGtattctcaattcaatgtaatACGTTTAGGAATATTTAACATGAAAAAATGgtgttactaaaaaaaatattctctacAAAAGAATTTCTTTCAGCGAACTCGAAAGTACAGAACAGCGAAAGTAATATCAAATATGTGTTTGTTTTAGTATTTGTATTAGTACAAATGAATTTtaagcataaaattaaataatacataaatgtatatacgaaatacgtaataattatttaaaattaaatctataaatacacatataaatatatgttaccgTTATGATGAAATTGAAacatggtagaatttcagtaaaatgaGACACGTGTAAGTTTCCTTAAGATGTTTTATTTCACCGCTGAGCAAgagttgaattataagcacaaattacgtacatgaaaattcaatggtacttGGCTGTGTTTGAACCGTATTTTAAAACGcgcataaatatttatgatggtagtaactgttaatatttttatatttaaaaaggataCGTTCTCCGTCCTCACAAGTCACTTGTCCCTTGTATTCAGGTACAAACGGTCGGAGTATGTCTTTCATCAGTaactgaaacaaaaaatacaacaagaattaaacatttgtactattaatacgtttatataaaCGCTTTTATAGCACTTTCTTGAAAAATTACGGATTAACATAGAAACTTTAACATTTGGAGTTAAAGTTTCAAAACCCTTTCCTTAGTGCTAGCTTTCTATGTAAAAGAAGTATGCAAGTTTTCATGGCgccccagtagtttgggctgagCGTTGATATGTCggacagttattattttatattataagacatGAAATTCACTCGTCATGCCAAAATGTGCTGCATCATCTGGTATAACTTTATACACATTGGCTTACTAGTTTTTCTAGTTACGAATTAGCAAAAAAAAGTCTCCTTATTTGCCgacacatattatttattaattcggaTATAAGTCGATTGCTTTTGATTTACCGATTTCGATCACTAATAACTTCTTATTAtatcgaaaaattaaaaataataagtatgaaatgtaaacatttatttcaaattacaatAACGGTAGAGCGTCGACATTGCCTTGCGTCAattgaatatgaaatataatgtatgatttttttatattattatttaaaatagatgtgACGAGCGCATGATCCACCTGATAGATAATGGTAAAGATactatagacattgacactattATTAATCATCTTTATACCATAAATTTTACTAGCCCTACCaccggctttgtgcaagcccgcctgggtaggtacaccatcagatattctaacgccaaatagcaatactaagtattgttgtgtttcggttaatgggtgagtgagccagtgtaattacaggcacaagggacataaaatcttagttatattttttttatatgcgccgggatggcaaatgactctactccacctgatggtaagtggtagtaaagtccaaacacgatgacggccagtacagtacGTGCACGagaaacataacatattagtttccaaggttggtggcgcattggcgaaggaatggttaatgtttcttaaaatGCCGATTTCTATGGTCGGCTGagtcatttaccatcagatggccaaTCTTTTCGTACgcctactttataaaaaaaagtcagttGTCATTGCGATTGGGTGTATAGTATAGAAGTGCAGCGCCCTCTAGTAGCGAGCTATGAAAACCTATATGtctaataatatatctatataaggtatgtaattatttttgtttacttggtaattaaaaaatatacattttttttaattatattatttaattaatataagtattaatattatacatatatattatttatgataaacaaCTGATgtgtatgaatataaaaaaataatattgtttacgtATCTAAACAGTTGATGCAATTAcacatttaattgatttaaaaacttGAAATAGTCATTATTATCTCATACTTGATTGTcctattatgtaattatttacctGCCATGTTGTCTATGTATCtgttaatatgtatacatatagcATGTTTCCTTAGTTACTTGTCAATGCTAAGAAATGTAAGAGAAGGCAAAGGAAATattcaaatgtaaaacaaaacatttatttttatcccGAAAAAGATTGAAACTTAAGTCGATTGAATGATTTTAACGATAATGCCCCCCCCCCATAGGAATCCCCGTAGATTCGCAAAACTGTCCGGAATGAGCCCATTCCCATTATCTGTCGATAGGATCACCTCGATTATCATACAAtttgttacatattaaataaaaagatatttataaaaaaagtataactttattttaaataagataaccCGTGATTtgcaatcaatattataaagtacctatatattttgtattatataattatattgaaatatcaaataatatcgatatgtaacgtatatatattccttttaaagtaatattaattaagcctGAATCACACTATCAATAACGAACATTGAACCCATTTAATGATGaaagttttaagtaaatttaaaacaaagtgTGACGCATTTTCGTGTATTGAGTAATGAATTAGGTATGTCATCTATTGACGTCAATCGAAACaagcaaatatttcatttatatacgtACATTTATTTAGAACTAAAGAAAAATTGACTATCATAAATTAATTCACAGCAAATACTTCCATTGTTTAGGTGGTTTTCTGTTTCTGTTATAATTACAGTAATATGAATCCAATTGTCCTTATGCTAGACAATGCCCCCTTTTAGGTACTATTAGAGATAATTTGAGTTCAAACGGTGACGCTCCACTTTAGATTAACGAATACGAGTCCAAAActaattaacatacatatatgcttATCCTTATAAAAAGTACAAGTTTATTACCCTAACATTaaaacgctgctccaatgcgggttggtggaatacacatgtagtagaatttcagtgaaattagacacatgcaggtgatgttgatgttttccttcaccgtcaagcacgaggtgaattataaaaccttcttctcaaaaatggagagaaggccttagcccagcagtgggacattcacaggctcttactacactataaatgaaatgattttatattatgaatataatatgtaaagctAATGCTGTCGTAAGAAATGGCAGTAttgatgttttgttttatatcgtAGATCGATCTCCCAGTTTCTAAAACGCTGTTAAAAATCAGATTTGCTAATTGAActgctaaataaataattaaataattgaaatgctGAACGTACATTGGTTGCCTATTGCGCTTTCAACTGTCATCGACCAATGGCTATTCAGATTAAAGTTAAATAGTTAATCTGACTTTAATCAACGTTTCAAGAAATGGAGGTtagtctattattattattttaagttcgttttaataattgttacattACTATATTAACACGATTATCCATActtgtatactaatattataaatacgaaagtaagtCGGTCTGGTAGGACCGttgcgctttcacggctaaaccacttaactgattatgatgaaatttggttTGAAGGAAGGCTTAGACCTCACGGAAGGACAAAGGCTTTTTTTTACCTAACACTGCCCCCTCTAAACTAGTGAAATGTATATGTGTGAcaggttttttaataaattgtcagATTCGACTGTCAATCACAATATGACGACGTTTTTCATATAATACGTGTTGATAACAATGACATCCGTATTCATTGCTATATAAATAACAGATCATATGCATTATTTCGATAACAGAACAGGCaatgtaaacattattcatTTATGACCAACGAATGATGTCAAAGATTGGATATCGTCACgcgattttaatataagaaaacagGGATATACAAGATACAAagattagaaattaatttaaccGAACTGCTGATTTACTCATAAAAACATATACTTCATTCAAGTTGACAAGCACATTTGAATCACTCATGACTcatataataagatttaataaaatatcaagctACCAATACGGGATATACATCGAGAAAACCCGATAACTCACTTCATTAATAAATgttcatttaaatttgatttatttttacaaatcctatttggcttattttattttgattcaatTAGAATTTACCTTATAACTTATgaataaaaaacgaataaatcttattaaagaATTCTTAAACAAATTCATTAAGTGGTTGATCGTTAAAATTCTCACGTAGGCGgtcaattaaaatgtttattataagggTGTTTTAGATATCAACAATACTTTTGTACTTTGTTCGATAAATGAGGAACACGATCTCGTTCGTCAACTCTtatctgttataataatttatatgaaaacaggTAGATTATTCGtcatcaacaaaataaatttaaataaatattaaatacaagaaaTCTAATAAACTAAGTGATTTTTTTACTGTTGTTTCTGGTTTTAGTAtgattatcataaattattaaggTCCCATTTCAATGTTCTCGTTAATTATAACGGTTTGTAGTC
Coding sequences within it:
- the LOC126769444 gene encoding uncharacterized protein LOC126769444, encoding MMSKKQLACMLALHIVYLLVGASIFYHIESPLELAQRAEEKLERLEIQNLLYENYIPNDPDKQDSILRKLSEYCGKSMFNYTTEDAEPPFKWDFYHSFFFSYTVVSTIGYGNLAPTTHLSRILMIFYGLFGIPINGILLANLGEYFGMQLILVYRKYKRKNEKRADKLDYFFHNLGMLGQIFLYLVPGFLFFIFLPACIFVVFEGWDYVAGIYYAFVTLTTIGFGDIVAGTVNNGFKSGYYLAYHIFLIIWITFGLGYIAMLFGFITSGMRSERVHRLEQKFAYQLKSTQSKILQGFTRDIAVIRKIINEANLLKVKPVYVETAPHLYRSASCPILTFDIVPRDPVVKRKRANSENIQLTAKDMLRIQSDTDLLGIDKEKTFTASAIVKPVELLARVVNVLGGFEAQRQGRGINIFDDEHILASEQPPMFTIGKDYLSNAPMRTRALSVAVPNYRKESVSRLDHDFTWTNGDTAEKYRKEANIRSGKLSLPTNVTPNDENQPRSLFARLFRKTSSNESPAEYIKNTMKGRVSSAQGSSENVKEKSRRGSIFPTFGIEDEEKSDIDSYKEKTKRGRYSIFPTFDFSDDEDRNVAMAAQQKPKRHSIFPTFDFSEDEDVVAARAYREKTKSGRHSIFPTFDFSDPEDDANRYKERTRKGRHSIFPTFDFSDPTSNDDDTVDEDEVQKYQNRTRRGRLSLLPTFGKSKKSDDDTMPESSDELVNYKEKTRHGRRSLFPSFGNSRKISTPEHCTSDLETSIKQYQKQTKMGRSSLFAGDIKNFRQATEGDSGNLFSNELNNYRNRTSRGRPSLFDPDINISNLPESEQVEVLENTSVADLLRALAVIDTVTAQNSEEQNMGESSSNTRRRGSLRPDFNLPPVPSRGDLEETTGPRRRRISVRAAAPQFTPTLATVVAGAELQITAAAQRENRMTMLMQPPPPYSESASEVPPPRARRYSPAPVDSNRSGTAPVPRLFSRSRKESSSNVEENSRRNSLTDIVIDSNKNKS
- the LOC126769470 gene encoding inositol-trisphosphate 3-kinase A isoform X2 is translated as MPECPDSFPFTIPIIRYTMDSEDRTSNNSERQQPMTKKMSLLTPVKIETPDSGRRLSEPTRYYIPPQCNNRLSPRSARRRDTRRNSKSDLKDTIPCKDTFGPKPCNCEDCRASSPLPPGYGPPTMSPGYDQMKTSLLEVPWSEDFTEASSDDLSSEWDSDVPEPPRPTQKQSERWRKLRNIVQWTPFFQTYKKQRYPWVQLAGHQGNFKAGPDQGTILKKLSPQEERCFQLLMKDILRPFVPEYKGQVTCEDGELYLQLQDLLSDFDCPCVMDCKVGVRTYLEEELAKAKEKTKLRKDMYEKMIQIDPKAPSEEEHRSKGVTKPRYMIWRETISSTATLGFRIDGVKKADGTSSKDFKTTKTREQILEAFKDFTASLPSAVPKYLERLKNIRATLIESHFFRTHELIGSSLLFVHDKRKSSIWMIDFAKTVPVPEGVNIDHNSAWKVGNHEDGYLIGIDNLISIFESLIKDDNGNIDQCYSNLSLDKNVRRDSLAT